A window from Bacteroidota bacterium encodes these proteins:
- a CDS encoding bifunctional metallophosphatase/5'-nucleotidase, giving the protein MSDKIEHLQDCTCGCHSDEKEITDSIAEDSNIKSRRDFFRNATALTAGAIIPPALANATPGDTYRENEMQKNKAVQNGKAQFFSLLHTSDIHAQLYTHDEFFFENGKPVYKKRGGFAVLKTMLKTLKAKNPANTLIIDGGDCFQGGGVAALTEGKGIVPLINNIGYDLILPGNWEVVYGKEVMWHDLGGYNSAKICANMFHDTTDEYKGELIFPPYWTKMIAGVKIGFIGYNDPLTPKRQSPAYSVGIHFTKPEVNVTKYVKLLKEYEQCAMIFLVTHMGLAQQVDLANKIEVAGVDYILGADTHERIRKPIAGKYAKVTEPGAFGSFVAKLDVVVENGKVKDSNYQLLDVDPEKYKPDAEMAALVEKIREPYKKELNKVIGKTKTNLVRYYVIENPMDNMLTDALMWKFKDHGVDIVLSNGFRFCPPLVTNKVTGTADITNDFLWSMFPVNSEVKMGVASGQQIWNWLEKELHNVFSKEPADRFGGWVVRFKGMEINFTTKNEMGKRLNWIKVNGDPINPEKNYSILACEREGDPFDMLCRMENVTKPDKPGFNMHDVVREYLAVHSPVAPAVEGRATATDAPATLLSQLEGYDYEFI; this is encoded by the coding sequence ATGTCAGATAAAATTGAACACTTGCAAGATTGTACCTGTGGCTGCCATTCTGATGAAAAAGAAATTACTGATAGCATAGCAGAAGATTCCAATATTAAAAGCCGTCGCGATTTTTTTAGAAATGCAACTGCTTTGACGGCCGGAGCAATCATCCCTCCTGCCCTTGCAAATGCAACTCCCGGTGATACTTATCGTGAAAATGAAATGCAGAAAAACAAAGCTGTGCAAAATGGAAAAGCACAGTTTTTTTCGTTGCTGCATACAAGTGATATACATGCTCAACTTTATACACATGATGAATTCTTTTTTGAAAATGGAAAACCAGTTTATAAAAAACGCGGAGGTTTTGCTGTATTGAAAACAATGCTCAAAACATTGAAAGCAAAAAATCCTGCTAATACTTTGATCATTGATGGCGGTGATTGTTTCCAGGGTGGTGGCGTAGCTGCATTAACAGAAGGAAAAGGAATTGTTCCGCTGATAAATAATATCGGTTATGATCTGATACTCCCCGGTAACTGGGAAGTAGTATATGGAAAGGAAGTGATGTGGCATGATCTCGGCGGCTATAACTCAGCTAAGATCTGCGCAAATATGTTTCATGATACAACTGATGAATATAAAGGCGAATTGATCTTTCCTCCTTACTGGACAAAGATGATCGCAGGAGTTAAAATTGGATTTATTGGTTATAATGATCCGCTTACTCCGAAACGCCAGTCTCCGGCTTACAGTGTAGGTATTCATTTTACAAAACCCGAGGTAAACGTAACCAAATATGTAAAACTCCTGAAAGAGTATGAACAATGTGCAATGATTTTTTTGGTAACACATATGGGACTTGCACAACAAGTCGATCTTGCAAATAAGATTGAAGTAGCAGGTGTTGATTATATTTTGGGTGCGGATACACATGAACGTATTCGAAAACCTATTGCTGGGAAATATGCAAAAGTTACAGAGCCCGGCGCATTTGGTTCTTTTGTTGCAAAGTTGGATGTCGTAGTTGAAAATGGAAAAGTGAAAGACAGCAATTATCAATTACTTGATGTTGATCCCGAAAAATACAAACCCGATGCAGAGATGGCTGCACTCGTTGAAAAAATAAGAGAACCTTATAAAAAAGAGCTGAATAAAGTAATTGGTAAAACAAAAACCAACCTCGTAAGATATTATGTTATCGAAAACCCGATGGATAATATGCTTACAGATGCACTGATGTGGAAGTTTAAAGATCACGGAGTAGATATTGTACTCAGCAATGGTTTTAGGTTTTGCCCGCCACTGGTTACAAATAAAGTCACCGGCACTGCCGATATCACCAATGATTTTTTATGGAGCATGTTCCCTGTAAACAGTGAAGTGAAAATGGGTGTAGCAAGCGGACAACAAATATGGAACTGGTTAGAAAAAGAATTGCATAATGTATTTTCAAAAGAACCGGCAGATCGTTTTGGTGGTTGGGTCGTTCGCTTCAAAGGAATGGAAATAAATTTTACAACAAAGAATGAGATGGGCAAACGACTAAACTGGATAAAAGTAAATGGTGATCCTATCAATCCTGAAAAAAATTATTCTATTCTTGCCTGCGAAAGAGAAGGCGACCCGTTTGATATGCTCTGTCGGATGGAAAACGTGACAAAGCCGGATAAGCCCGGATTCAATATGCATGATGTAGTACGGGAATATCTTGCAGTTCATTCTCCAGTTGCGCCGGCTGTTGAAGGCCGTGCAACTGCTACCGATGCGCCGGCAACTTTATTATCACAATTAGAAGGATACGACTATGAATTCATTTAA
- a CDS encoding c-type cytochrome gives MKFLKENWLPVLLGSIIVVWILMQFSSPAKNNMMMAFADSSAWVGPGKYQIPDTDSGKLIAYGRDLIENTSKYLGPKGSVLQITNGMNCQNCHLSAGTIPWGNNYGAVSSLYPQFRPRSGGLETIVKRVSDCMERSLNAPKAVDSTSREMQAIIAYMHWLGRDVPKKTKPKGSGIMDIPVLDRAADPKKGIVVYTSKCQRCHGADGSGQRNTEGTGYTYPPLWGNDSYNTAAGLFRMSRFAGYVKNNMPFGEVNYHAPQLTDEEAWDVAAFVNSQPRPVKVFKEDWPDISKKPFDHPFGPFTDGFSEEQHKYGPFKPIKKAKEEQAKTNK, from the coding sequence ATGAAATTTCTTAAAGAAAACTGGCTACCTGTTTTATTAGGATCTATCATCGTGGTGTGGATACTGATGCAGTTTTCATCCCCTGCAAAAAATAATATGATGATGGCATTTGCCGATAGTTCTGCATGGGTTGGACCGGGTAAATACCAAATACCTGATACTGATTCCGGTAAACTAATTGCATACGGAAGAGATTTGATTGAGAACACTTCAAAATATTTAGGACCGAAAGGCTCTGTTTTACAGATCACCAATGGCATGAATTGCCAGAACTGTCATTTGAGTGCAGGTACTATACCCTGGGGAAATAATTATGGCGCTGTATCATCATTGTATCCTCAGTTCAGGCCAAGAAGTGGTGGCTTGGAAACAATTGTAAAAAGAGTTTCTGATTGTATGGAAAGGAGTTTGAATGCACCGAAAGCAGTTGACAGTACTAGCAGGGAAATGCAGGCCATCATTGCTTATATGCATTGGCTAGGCCGAGATGTACCGAAAAAAACAAAACCAAAAGGAAGCGGCATTATGGACATTCCTGTTCTTGACAGGGCTGCTGATCCAAAGAAAGGAATTGTGGTTTATACAAGTAAATGTCAGCGTTGTCATGGTGCAGATGGATCGGGACAAAGAAATACAGAAGGCACAGGTTATACATATCCGCCTCTCTGGGGAAATGATAGTTATAATACTGCTGCGGGTTTATTCAGAATGTCAAGATTTGCCGGTTATGTAAAAAACAATATGCCTTTCGGTGAAGTGAATTATCATGCACCACAGCTAACAGATGAAGAAGCATGGGATGTAGCAGCATTTGTAAACTCACAACCAAGACCCGTGAAAGTTTTTAAAGAAGACTGGCCGGATATTTCAAAAAAACCATTTGACCATCCTTTCGGGCCATTTACAGATGGCTTTAGCGAAGAGCAGCATAAATACGGACCATTCAAGCCGATTAAAAAAGCAAAAGAAGAACAGGCGAAGACAAATAAATAA
- a CDS encoding transporter, translating to METKELIQEPKKIKAIDTNTDFEVRSEHAMCVNNSELDKPLWSNIKFSITGILFGIILVKSEVISWFRVQEMFRLQSFHMYGIIGSAIAVGMLSIFLIKKFNIKTIDGETIKLEPKKFNKGQIYGGLMFGFGWALTGACPGPLFAQIGTGATVIIVTLFFAILGTWVYGKLRNKLPH from the coding sequence ATGGAAACAAAAGAATTAATACAAGAACCTAAGAAGATAAAAGCAATTGATACGAACACTGATTTTGAAGTTCGTTCAGAACATGCAATGTGTGTCAACAATTCTGAATTGGATAAACCGCTCTGGTCAAATATAAAGTTTAGCATTACAGGAATTTTATTTGGTATCATCCTAGTAAAATCTGAAGTCATTTCCTGGTTCCGAGTACAGGAAATGTTCCGCCTGCAGAGTTTTCATATGTATGGCATTATTGGTTCTGCTATTGCAGTTGGCATGTTGAGTATTTTTTTGATCAAAAAATTTAATATTAAAACGATAGACGGAGAAACGATAAAACTGGAGCCAAAGAAATTTAATAAGGGACAGATATATGGCGGCCTTATGTTTGGCTTTGGTTGGGCATTGACAGGGGCCTGCCCCGGACCTTTGTTTGCACAGATAGGAACCGGTGCTACTGTAATTATTGTTACTTTATTTTTTGCAATACTTGGTACTTGGGTTTATGGAAAATTGAGAAATAAATTACCCCACTAA
- a CDS encoding YeeE/YedE family protein — translation MSFIDWIKQPWPWYVAGPLIGLTVPLLLILGNKTFGVSSSLRHICAACVPANIPFFKYDWKKEIWNFFFVAGILIGGILTAQFFTNPDAVAINPKLTTELASYGVTNAGGLVPADLFNWPALLSLKGIILIVAGGFLVGFGTRYAGGCTSGHAIMGISNLQIPSIIATCSFMAGGFIVANLVLPLILKL, via the coding sequence ATGAGTTTTATTGATTGGATAAAACAACCCTGGCCCTGGTATGTAGCCGGGCCTTTGATCGGGCTTACTGTTCCGCTCTTATTAATTCTTGGCAATAAGACCTTCGGAGTTTCATCCTCACTGCGGCATATATGTGCAGCCTGTGTACCTGCCAATATTCCATTTTTTAAATACGATTGGAAAAAAGAGATCTGGAATTTCTTTTTTGTAGCCGGAATTTTGATTGGCGGAATATTAACTGCACAATTTTTTACGAATCCCGATGCTGTTGCTATTAATCCAAAACTGACAACTGAATTAGCAAGCTATGGTGTAACAAATGCAGGAGGCTTAGTTCCCGCAGATCTATTTAACTGGCCTGCATTACTGAGTTTAAAAGGTATTATCCTAATTGTTGCCGGTGGTTTTCTCGTTGGTTTTGGTACAAGATATGCCGGTGGTTGTACAAGCGGCCATGCCATCATGGGCATCAGCAACCTGCAGATTCCTTCTATTATTGCCACTTGTTCTTTTATGGCGGGTGGATTTATTGTTGCCAACCTGGTGTTGCCTTTAATTTTAAAACTCTGA
- a CDS encoding sulfite exporter TauE/SafE family protein yields MEIIGYIAAILIGVSLGMIGGGGSILTVPVLVYLFNTDPVLATTWSLFIVGVTSLTGGIRAYTKGKVDFKSVSEFGFPSILSIFITRHFLLPAIPDTVFTVGDFVMTKGSFLMTIFGLLMFIAAILMIKNESGKDSINSDLPHHHNQHEVLYLILLGLGVGLITGLLGAGGGFLIIPALVLIVGLPMKIAIGTSLIIIAINSLFGFLFSLKQFEMNWKIILPFTAIAIIGIFAGSRFSEKLTGDKLKKGFGWFVLIMSVFIIIKEVFLK; encoded by the coding sequence ATGGAGATCATCGGCTATATAGCAGCAATTCTTATCGGTGTTTCATTAGGCATGATTGGCGGAGGGGGTTCCATCCTCACTGTTCCGGTACTTGTTTATTTATTCAATACAGATCCCGTGCTTGCCACTACCTGGTCTTTGTTTATTGTAGGAGTAACAAGTTTAACCGGTGGCATAAGGGCTTACACAAAAGGAAAAGTAGATTTTAAGTCTGTCTCCGAATTCGGTTTCCCGTCTATCCTTTCCATTTTTATTACCCGGCATTTTTTATTACCAGCAATACCCGATACTGTTTTTACCGTTGGTGATTTCGTAATGACAAAAGGTAGTTTCCTGATGACCATTTTTGGTCTGCTTATGTTTATTGCTGCAATTCTTATGATAAAAAATGAATCTGGTAAAGACAGCATTAACAGCGATCTTCCACATCATCACAATCAACATGAAGTATTATACCTGATCTTATTGGGGTTAGGAGTTGGATTAATAACGGGTTTGCTGGGAGCTGGTGGCGGCTTTCTAATTATCCCTGCATTAGTGCTTATAGTCGGTTTGCCCATGAAAATAGCAATCGGCACCTCGCTGATAATAATTGCAATAAATTCTCTTTTTGGGTTTTTATTTAGTCTTAAACAATTTGAAATGAACTGGAAAATCATTTTACCATTTACGGCAATAGCCATTATTGGCATATTTGCAGGTAGCCGTTTTTCAGAAAAACTTACAGGCGATAAACTCAAAAAAGGTTTTGGCTGGTTTGTTTTGATAATGAGTGTTTTTATTATTATCAAAGAGGTATTTCTGAAATAA
- a CDS encoding UDP-N-acetylmuramoyl-tripeptide--D-alanyl-D-alanine ligase — protein sequence MQIEELYKIYQQYPSVQTDTRKLKPGDIFFALKGDNFNGNAFAKQALESGAVYAVIDEKEFEIPGKTILVENVLFTLQELAKQHRQQFTIPFIGITGSNGKTTTKELIHAILSSTYKTYTTEGNLNNHIGIPLTILKVKKDAEMAVIEMGANHLKEIEGYCKYALPTHGLITNCGKAHLEGFGSEENVRKGKGELFDHLRTLTHGHAFVMWDYQYLREMSKGISGIIKYGTEENDHVIGNVFQNDPFLQVKITQGLENTIISTQLIGEYNLPNVLAAVTVGKFLDVPEAKIKSAIENYTPSNSRSQLTQKGTNKIILDAYNANPSSMKLAIENFAKLNAENKILALGAMAELGVESLEEHKAIVKLIGQYKWKDVILVGGDFLKIDHPYISFSNSNEAKQWYMQQQFENSSILVKGSRSMQMEKLIQ from the coding sequence ATGCAGATTGAAGAACTCTATAAAATTTATCAGCAATACCCTTCTGTACAAACGGATACAAGAAAGCTAAAACCAGGTGATATTTTCTTTGCTTTAAAAGGAGATAATTTCAATGGTAATGCTTTTGCAAAACAAGCTTTGGAATCTGGTGCTGTCTATGCAGTGATCGATGAAAAAGAATTTGAGATCCCGGGTAAAACTATTCTAGTTGAAAATGTATTGTTCACCTTACAGGAATTAGCCAAACAGCACAGACAACAATTTACGATCCCATTCATTGGAATAACAGGCAGTAATGGAAAAACAACAACGAAAGAACTGATCCATGCAATTCTTTCATCAACTTATAAAACTTATACAACCGAAGGCAACCTAAATAATCATATTGGCATTCCACTTACTATTTTAAAAGTAAAGAAGGATGCGGAAATGGCTGTAATTGAAATGGGGGCCAACCATTTGAAAGAGATCGAAGGCTATTGCAAATATGCGCTGCCCACACATGGTCTTATTACGAACTGCGGCAAAGCACACCTGGAGGGCTTTGGCAGTGAAGAAAACGTAAGAAAGGGAAAAGGTGAATTGTTTGATCACTTACGAACACTTACTCACGGCCATGCTTTTGTAATGTGGGATTATCAATATTTACGGGAAATGAGTAAGGGTATTAGTGGAATCATAAAATATGGAACTGAAGAAAATGACCATGTGATAGGAAACGTTTTTCAGAATGACCCTTTTCTGCAAGTCAAGATCACACAGGGTCTTGAGAACACAATCATTTCAACTCAATTGATTGGTGAATATAATTTACCTAATGTGCTGGCTGCAGTAACTGTCGGAAAATTCCTTGATGTGCCGGAAGCTAAAATAAAATCAGCTATTGAAAATTATACACCTTCCAATAGCCGATCTCAATTGACTCAAAAAGGAACTAATAAGATCATACTGGATGCTTACAATGCAAATCCCAGCAGTATGAAACTGGCGATCGAAAATTTTGCAAAACTTAATGCCGAAAATAAAATACTTGCGTTGGGCGCCATGGCGGAATTAGGAGTTGAAAGTTTAGAAGAACATAAAGCAATCGTAAAACTTATCGGGCAGTACAAATGGAAAGATGTAATATTGGTTGGTGGTGATTTTTTAAAAATTGATCACCCCTACATAAGTTTTTCAAACAGCAATGAAGCAAAGCAATGGTACATGCAACAACAGTTTGAAAACTCCAGCATACTGGTAAAAGGAAGCAGGAGTATGCAAATGGAAAAACTAATACAATAA
- a CDS encoding gliding motility lipoprotein GldJ — MQKTINLKNLIILISCAALLASCKGKGLFAKKKDKSDVTGWNYDDKNRGGYQVAKAKEQNTGPGLVLVQGGTFTMGQTEEDVMGNWDNIPRRVSVPSFYMDKTEVANVHYREYLYWLNKVFDPTADPINQKILDAALPDTLVWRSELSYNEPLVEYYLRHPSYNYYPVVGVTWRQAHDFCLWRSDRVNEGILMDKGFINAQAHLNGQTGAGKDGNFTTKAYLLGYDPPPPGKTATSKKNNPLKTASGQPRTTVTFEDGILMPDYRLPTEAEWEYAAYGLIAENPRPSTKEGKRGEELAMNKQIYPWSSKMTGLRDSRHGSWQGTFLANFKRGNGDVAGTAGGLNDRAFWTSDVKSFYPNTFGLYNMAGNVNEWVADVFRPMTNLDADDVATYRGNQYKTLKVVDPNSTDAASRYEKDSTGRVVMRDVTDAESKNRRNYQRGNVINYLDGDSLSTASYGYGKTTLISDKSRVYKGGSWADMPYWLSPGTRRHLEEEQSLSTLGFRCAMDRLGSAEGNKRKTGNWYKERRQKK; from the coding sequence ATGCAAAAAACTATCAATTTGAAAAACTTAATCATCCTAATTTCCTGTGCCGCATTGCTGGCATCTTGTAAAGGAAAGGGACTATTCGCCAAGAAAAAAGACAAGTCTGATGTGACTGGCTGGAACTACGATGATAAAAATCGTGGTGGTTACCAGGTAGCAAAAGCAAAAGAACAAAACACCGGTCCCGGCCTTGTGCTGGTACAAGGTGGTACGTTCACCATGGGTCAGACAGAAGAGGACGTAATGGGTAACTGGGATAATATTCCCCGCCGTGTTTCTGTTCCATCATTTTATATGGACAAAACAGAAGTTGCCAACGTTCACTATCGTGAATACCTGTACTGGCTTAATAAAGTTTTTGACCCAACAGCAGACCCCATCAACCAGAAAATATTAGATGCTGCTTTACCCGATACATTAGTATGGAGAAGTGAGCTTTCTTATAATGAGCCTTTGGTTGAATACTATCTCCGTCACCCAAGCTATAATTATTATCCTGTCGTAGGTGTAACCTGGAGACAGGCACATGATTTCTGTTTGTGGAGAAGTGACCGTGTGAACGAAGGTATATTAATGGATAAAGGTTTCATCAATGCCCAGGCACACCTTAACGGTCAAACCGGTGCTGGCAAAGATGGAAACTTTACAACAAAAGCATATCTGCTGGGATACGATCCTCCGCCTCCGGGAAAAACAGCAACTTCTAAGAAAAATAATCCTTTAAAAACAGCATCTGGTCAGCCTAGAACTACCGTAACGTTTGAAGATGGTATCCTGATGCCTGATTACAGGCTGCCAACTGAAGCAGAATGGGAATATGCAGCTTATGGTCTGATCGCAGAAAACCCCCGCCCAAGTACTAAGGAAGGAAAACGTGGTGAGGAGTTAGCAATGAATAAACAAATTTATCCCTGGTCTTCAAAAATGACCGGCCTGCGTGATTCACGTCATGGAAGCTGGCAGGGTACTTTCCTTGCAAACTTCAAACGTGGTAATGGTGACGTAGCTGGTACTGCAGGCGGTTTGAATGACCGTGCATTCTGGACATCAGATGTAAAATCATTTTATCCCAACACTTTTGGTTTGTATAATATGGCTGGTAACGTGAATGAGTGGGTAGCTGACGTATTCCGCCCGATGACTAACCTTGATGCGGATGATGTAGCTACTTATCGTGGTAACCAATACAAGACCTTGAAAGTGGTTGACCCTAATTCAACAGATGCTGCATCGAGATATGAAAAAGACAGTACGGGTCGTGTAGTAATGAGAGATGTTACAGATGCAGAAAGCAAAAACAGGAGAAACTATCAGCGTGGTAATGTTATCAACTATTTGGATGGTGACTCATTATCAACTGCAAGCTATGGTTATGGTAAAACAACTTTGATCAGTGATAAATCAAGAGTATATAAAGGTGGTAGCTGGGCTGACATGCCTTATTGGCTGAGCCCTGGTACTCGCCGTCATCTTGAAGAAGAGCAATCATTAAGTACATTAGGTTTCCGTTGCGCAATGGACCGTTTGGGAAGTGCAGAAGGTAACAAACGCAAAACAGGTAACTGGTACAAAGAAAGAAGGCAGAAAAAATAA